One Pangasianodon hypophthalmus isolate fPanHyp1 chromosome 7, fPanHyp1.pri, whole genome shotgun sequence genomic window, CCTGTAAGCAAAACACATGCTCATCCCATATACTCAATAGTAGCAACATAAAAGCTACTCCAAAGGTCAGAACTGAAGGGAGCACGAAACACATCATATGCCTTATAATGTGACTGGGATATAAAACAGTGTTATAGCTGAActgaaaacatgaaatgaaatgaaagaaattgaTTGGCTCTGCACATCCTCCTGGGATCCAGATGCCTTGACAATGCAGTATATCCTGCCTCAGGCTATATGTCCAACTTGTATTTTAATAGTGTTTCTAGGCAATATTGTTGCCTGGGTGTGAAGTTCAGATAGGTGTGcatatacagacaggtgacaaattatctggaaaaaaaatccacataaagtgtcttagtaaggtgtcgAGCCACCACAAGCCTTCAGAACAGCTTCAACGCATGTTGGCATAGAAGTCTCTGGAATTGTGCTCAAAGGATGATCACCGATCTCccaaaagatattccttcaATTAATGTTTTGATGCTGCTGCTGGAGAGCGCTGTCTTAACACACTGGTCCAAaatcccataggtgttcagttaGATTTTGCTATTGTGAAAGTGCCaacatatgatttacatcaaaCCTTTCAGTGAGCTTTCATGCCTTGTGGGtgggggtggagtcatcctggaagagaccactcccatcaggatagaaatgtttcatcataaaaaagataaaggtgatcagtgtgAGGAACTttgcattgatttgcagtgacgctTCCCTGTAAGGGAACAAGTtgacccaaaccatgccagcaaatcAAGGCTTAATCACTTGAGTGTAGAAGCATCTGCACTTGTTATGCTTGTTCACGCcagttttcctttaatctgtcacctgtctgtatatgtatgtatcaGTGAGCtacttgcacaaacacttcCACGTTATAACCACGATGGTTCCTCTACTTCCGGTTCATCCACTATAACAGCAATGACACTATTTTACCCATGGTGTGTGTGGGTCTCccgaaaataaaaatatatgtaaggACACTTACAAAGCTCCTTTTAGTAAGCTGGAGAAAAGCTTCAGGCTGTATCCTTCATCATACATATACTACtatgaaggtaagaaaatacCTAATAGAAACAAACACCCACACTAACGTTAGCCCCACACAGTTCACTGCAAATAAGATTGTGCTGTTGCTAGCGAGGTGTCTTGCTGTCacgctgtactgtaatgtaaacAATGCTACTGGAAATGCGAGAACCACGCTATTTCAAAACGGAAATACGTCACAGACCTGAGTGCAAGCAGCCCATTCAAAAAATTCAGAATCGGAATATTTCTTACCCAGCTCGCGTAGAGGTTTCTCCATGTCGAGGTCTGTGTAGACACGGCGGGGGTAAGGGGACAAGAGGGTGAAGTCCTCACCCTCAGAGCTGTTCATCTGCACATACACTCGCACTGCAGCCAGAGGCTCCTGGGCCTTAAAGACTGCCATCAGCGCAGAGCCGTCCATCAGACGAACCTAATGCAGGGAAGAGGGGAGGGAAGTCAGCTGCAGCACACATTACAGAGACAAACCTGCTCTAGACAGAAAAGTCTGAACATATTTGGGAACTCTACCTGTATCCGACATTCATCGTAGTCTTTCTTGGCTGGAGGAGGGCCCTGGTTCTCAGGAGGAGACTGGGCAGTGGCCTCAGAAGAAGGAGATGTCAGGGCTGTACTCGAAGAGCTACCGCCAAACTGTGAAAAGACCCACACATAATCGGTCAGTGGTGTAAAGAAGCAGTAATGTGTGAATATTCCTAGTCATATaataattatgtgtgtgttgctggaaTCAGAGCGGTTACTGTAGAGGAATTGATGAAAAAATTAACGAACCAATGAACACTGCCATGCATTTGATCTGGcagttttttttggtcttttttaaTCTGAGGCTTCAGCTGGCAATTTTCTGGCCCACAATTTAGCTCCACCCCTTTTCCCTAAAAGTAAGAGAAGCTTCTAAAAgctacaaactgctcctttaaatagTATTACTAGAGAAACAAGAAATAGCACCCTAGACCCTAAAACGTCCCTGTGATTGAAGTGTGGAAAAACAGGAAGCCAGCTGCATCTCATTGGTCACGTTAACAGGAAATTAAATTTTCAAAAACTCCAAAAGTAAATACCTTGCGTGCCCTCTCTTCTCTGTCGCGTGCAATCTTCTCTTTGACTCTCTGCCTGAAAGAGATCAAACACTAAATGAGAACAGAAAAGCTGCACTATAAAGATCTTTGGCACAGTTTAGTATCCAGCGCTCGCAGTACTTTGCCAATCGGtcctccattttctctctcctgcGCTGTTCAGCCAGCTGCTTCATTTCATCGTCCTGTAGCTTCTGTCGGATCTGCTGCAGCTCCTGGCCCTGTTTCCtcctctgtttctccctctccacctcctcctgccgctccctctctctcctctcctcctgctTCACCCTCATCAACTCCTCAAGCCTGAGCATAAATGGAAAACATCAGCACTTGTCTTCTATATCAGCATTTGTCTTCTTTTTACTCCAAATTTAGTCCCTTTTCATGCCACCAACCTcttaatttgttcttttttttcctcttctgtcatTGGTTGTTTGGCATCTCCCTGTTCTGCCATCTCTCCAGCAGCTGGGTTTCATATATGATGAAAACAAGAGGCAAAAGTTACATTTACActgcattaatgcattaatgaaGAGTGTGATTTTAAGAAATTAAGAGTGTGAGAAATTAGTTATGAATATATTCTTTCAGGTTTTCAACTGACAACTCGAGATCACTCTTCAGATTTAATAAGCAGCAAATCATCAAATGATCAGTAGATTGTGAAAACAATGGtatctttattcatttacatgtaAACCTAGACAATGTACTTTCACCAAAATTTATAACTcccaaaaagtgtttttttcgaTAGATGTCACCTTGAATTACTAACACTGCTTATTTAACAGACACGCTTGTCAAAATGCATCGTGTCTGTTTACCtgtagtgcaaaaaaaaatttattctcCCTGTTTGGATCATATCTCAGAAAAacatattgtgacataatttatcacaatatcattatCCTGTTTTCAGTCAGTACGactgcattttgttttcctgCGTTCTGCATTTGTGTGAGAATCTACGATCAGACCCAACCTTTAAAACAATGCTGTACAAGCGAGCAGTAAGGTCTTACACTCAGTGGGTTCAGAGTCAGGCTGGGACGGGCTCTGTTGTTCGTCTGAGCCTAGAACGTTCCCTGACGGTGGCACGTACGGCTCGTCTATGTCTGGATCGTTCTCGTGTTCCATCAGCCTGTGTGGGACAATAAGGACAATGAAAACAAAGCAGACCCACAGCATCATTACAGTAGTCAAACCATTACACCTACCAGTCCATAGCTCTCTCAATGCCCTGGTTGCCAGTGTGTGCTACAGCCTTCTCCCTTTCACAGCAACACAGGAATTAATCATTAGTGCAGAAGAATCATATACAGTGGATCAGAACCTGTAAAACTGATCACTTACGCTCTGTTTCTGTCAAAGCCCATCTCCAGGAGGCTTTCTAACGTCGTGCACTCTGCCATGCTGCTGAAAAgaaagcatatttaaaaaatattacccATTCCTATCAGTTTATTAGAGCCAAATATAGCATCTGGGTGTGATTTTACCCCAAATTAACTTCCCGTATCTTATGTTTGCAGTCGAGTTTAACGCTAGCTATAGCTGTTATATGATTTGCTAGCTTATTTAACACATAAACTGGACAGCTAGCAAAGcataatgtatatttttgtttactgacTTGTTAGCAGGTTAGGCGAACTAGTTCCCTTGATATTAAAACTAAAAGCTTGCACTAATGtcacacttttttctctctctcttatgcCTAATGCCACACATAACCTGTCCTCATCAAAAACAAGTTAACGGTCAGTGCTGAAGCTGTGCACTAGCTAACCATTAGCCAACCGGCTAAATAGTGCATTGTCAACTAACGTTCAGAATTCCTAGCCTAGCTAGCTACAGAGCTGCTTCTAAACTATTTACACATATTAGCccatgttacatttttaaaaatacaaatcaatcTAAAATCTTAACGTtacacaaaaatgtgcaaaaatcacattaatgatttttaatgatGTATTAGCCatattagctagttagcataaCAGTTTCTTACATAGCAGCTCTCTCGTCCACACACAATTACGGCACAAACAGAGGGACAAAAAGTCCAAACGCGATTCGCTCAGTGTTTCCTGAAACCAAGCCTGAGATTCTAAAGACTTTTCTATTTACttcttgaatgaaaaaaaaaaagaaccgtTAAGCTACATGATTAAAGAATACGTTTATACAGTTCATAATACAACTCAATTTCCACTAAACTAAGCCGTGGGTAGTGTActgagtaaggaataatacaGGGGGCGTGtagtaaaggaaaataatcaacaatggggtgatGTTATGAAGCTTGACATGAAGCAGAATTACATtctccaccctgaagttgattatttgttttatttaatttctgcaCAACCCAATGTTTTCTtcgtataccacagcaacaactacaagttttaatttttgaatgacacgacatacactatatgaccaaacgCATGTGGACAACAGACCATCAGAAGACAACAGACCATCAGAACCAattgtggttcttccccaaactgttgccaaaaagtCAGAAGCACTGAATTGTACAGGATAtctgtgtatgctgtagcattaccatttcccttcactggaattaaagAGCCTAGCCTCTAGGCCTAGTTGTAGATGATGttgagtgtccaccatacaagtccttgtgaattagttcttacaatagaaatgataatgataatgtaacgagtgcattaatataaacctgtgatttgtctttcaGCCGGAACTATTGTCAgtgctgctgctatagaaaatgaatcaacaccttctgaccaatcagacttgaGAATTCACCAGCGCCAAggtttaatgtatttataataaaatgtgcaaaccGGATGCAGTATAGGGAGCGGGGCTTGTTACTTATTGAAGGCATGAATGTGTAATAATCTACTAACCACTGCAGTACTCAGCAAACAAGCAATAAGGAACTCAGGACAGCACACTGCAGGCTGTCTATCCAAGGTGTTACAGGTAATGTTCTCTCCCAATTTCGACTTTTACCTCTCTGTCTAGATTTTAGCCACTAAAAGCAATTCTGATCTGCACACATCTAGACTTTTGTGTTGTTATATATTTGAACTCTGCTTAAATCACCAGATACTGAGAATACTTCCTGTATCCTACATTACAGTCACATGAGGAGAAAGCTGCAAAAGGTAGGTGGATCATTTCGTTTGAAAGGTGGTtatagaaaatagaaacaatTTACACTTATAATGAAGGTCTAATGTGGCATATTATTTTTGGCATACTATTATATATGGTAGTATGCTCTTTTGATATAGCCCCCACTTTTATAGAAAAGTCTTTGTACAGTAGTTGTTGAATGAGATATCGCTCTGTGTGTTGGACAAGCTTATTGCAAAGCTCCAGTGAAAATATGTCTCTCACGCAATTTACAATAAAAACTTTTTGTAAATTGTGTGAATCTGGATtttgtgttaattaaaaaaaaggtttcttaaacatattttaaagcCTGTTGTTACAGGGGTCAAAGTGTGTAAAttcaaattgttttattgttgcTTTCAAGGAAATAGGACAGGAGTGGGTAAAGTTCATTGTCCAAGTGCTTGACATACTGAGAGAACAGAACAGATAGGATAGGATTATAACACAGAGAAGAGCATGTGACACTGCAGAGTagctaaaatttaaaataaaaaaaaaataaaaaaaggaaacgtAGACATGCATAACCATTTGCTAGATTTATAACCTCGAAGTAAGTAGCAAGGTAAAAATACCTACAATATTTGGATTCTTAATAATGTCTGTGGTAATTGTGTATCTATAATATAAACACCAAGCtattttgattgttttcttcATTGTGTTGAACTTTTTAGCATGTGTACCAGACGACCTCCATCTGAGAGCTACACTTGCAAATGCAGATGCCATTTTCAGGTCCAGGTGTGGTGCTCGCTGGATGTAACAGTCTCTCCATATGGAAAACTTCTAAGTGCCAGTGGAGGAGCTGTTACCTGCAGAGAGTCACCAAGAGCTTCCCCAAGAAGCCACGGACAGTCAGCAGTCTTCAAACTACTAATGAACTAATAAACTATTAATAAACTCAATAACAGTAAAATGCAGTGTTtagcaagttttttttattgtaagatTAGATTTCTGGTACACTTTTCTCAGATGactcttttatatatatatcaggacATGCAGTTATTGCTCTTATATCAGGATGTATTGCTGCCTTGCACCCAATGTTCTCAGGACAGGCTCCAGACCTactgcaaccctgatcaggtTAAAGTGGTTATTGAACATGaagatgaatgcatgaatgaatgaatgaacaaatgcatgaatgaatgaatgaatgaatgaacaaatgcatGAATGACCTGGTGCCATTTTCTGTGATGCCATTTTCATAATTGCTGCagtttttttcatatattttgatatatttgatACAGCCACACGTATAAAGAAAAGTTCCTCAAGGGTTGTTTGGCTCATTAATGAATCTCGGCTTCCTAATTGACTTCTACTTGGAACTTTTTCAGAAAGGGAAACGCTTTATTGGAGAATTCTACATAGAAGGGTATAGaagagacaaactgaagaaccctttagtGTCCTAGATGAAACTTTTTTTCCACCAGTCGTCTACACCTGCATTTACAAATCCTTCTCCTTTATTGAACTCAAACCTCAGAGTAGATTAATTCCAGTCCACTATATCAGGACATGCAGTTATTGCTATTACCTCtgtcaaaaacatgccagcaggtAGATTAAGTACTCTAAGGgtgttttcacatatttttaaatgaaccatACTCAGTCTTGTTAAAGTGCACCAGAAAAGGAATTGACTGCAAATGGCCTCAGTGCTTTTGGAGTTCACAATACAAGTGGACTCAGAAGGGGACTCCGTTGTCTTTCTGTTAATTTTAGCATTGACGAGATCTCTGACcacttgtttttcacaccacaaCTCCTTTACCATAGATTAATACTGAATATATGTAACACTGAATAGTGTCATTGAAAATGGTTGCTTTACATGATGCTATCATTTGCTGAAATGCTATGATTTGGATGAAAAACAGAGCAGGCAAATCAAATTTGAAGTGAAATACCAGAAGCATTTTTGATGCTGAACCATCAA contains:
- the ubxn1 gene encoding UBX domain-containing protein 1, which encodes MAECTTLESLLEMGFDRNRAEKAVAHTGNQGIERAMDWLMEHENDPDIDEPYVPPSGNVLGSDEQQSPSQPDSEPTESAGEMAEQGDAKQPMTEEEKKEQIKRLEELMRVKQEERRERERQEEVEREKQRRKQGQELQQIRQKLQDDEMKQLAEQRRREKMEDRLAKQRVKEKIARDREERARKFGGSSSSTALTSPSSEATAQSPPENQGPPPAKKDYDECRIQVRLMDGSALMAVFKAQEPLAAVRVYVQMNSSEGEDFTLLSPYPRRVYTDLDMEKPLRELGLVPSAVLVVAKK